The following are encoded in a window of Streptomyces griseiscabiei genomic DNA:
- a CDS encoding LamG domain-containing protein, which translates to MHGRRRRRTRLAAVAVLLTALTTTAATPSGAGAGTGPVLPSLRPHLAAYYDFEHPVRGDPARERDLGFSGTDIELVGGGARMRTGDGAHRGSRASLQVRQVGPDVKGTDDWKAGVYGPSGVPTLRAFNAVEGMTVMGWFKMTGPNPALNSNTAAPDDRYGAVGLAGVLSGDSDGHAVRGLLEIIEVNGVLRLVALGRRVDAGASQTFAATEDWRTLLPVGEWVFLAATFDFGTGAMALYRDGRRLDGFRTVPGDPWDLSGPGPHRASPTDPRGIKIGGSFPQNTAERNPCDCRMDSLMFLDSAVGHDRIRAQYRWSAAH; encoded by the coding sequence ATGCACGGCAGACGGAGACGACGGACCAGGCTCGCGGCGGTCGCCGTACTCCTGACCGCCCTCACCACGACAGCGGCGACGCCCTCCGGGGCGGGGGCCGGGACGGGCCCCGTACTCCCCTCCCTGCGCCCCCACCTGGCGGCGTACTACGACTTCGAGCACCCGGTCCGCGGCGACCCGGCGCGCGAACGTGACCTGGGCTTCTCCGGCACCGACATCGAGCTGGTCGGCGGCGGGGCACGGATGCGCACGGGCGACGGAGCGCACCGGGGCAGCCGGGCCTCGCTCCAGGTGCGGCAGGTCGGCCCGGACGTGAAGGGCACCGACGACTGGAAGGCGGGCGTGTACGGGCCGTCGGGTGTGCCGACGCTCCGGGCGTTCAACGCGGTCGAGGGGATGACCGTGATGGGCTGGTTCAAGATGACCGGTCCGAACCCGGCCCTCAACAGCAACACGGCCGCCCCGGACGACCGTTACGGCGCGGTGGGTCTGGCCGGTGTGCTGTCGGGCGACTCCGACGGCCACGCGGTGCGGGGCCTGCTGGAGATCATCGAGGTGAACGGCGTCCTGCGGCTCGTGGCCCTCGGCCGGCGCGTCGACGCGGGGGCCTCGCAGACCTTCGCCGCCACCGAGGACTGGCGCACCCTGCTGCCCGTCGGCGAGTGGGTCTTCCTGGCCGCCACCTTCGACTTCGGCACCGGAGCGATGGCGCTGTACCGCGACGGCCGCCGGCTGGACGGCTTCCGCACCGTCCCCGGCGACCCCTGGGACCTCTCGGGGCCGGGCCCGCACCGCGCCTCGCCCACCGATCCCCGGGGCATCAAGATCGGCGGCAGCTTCCCGCAGAACACCGCCGAACGCAATCCCTGCGACTGCCGCATGGACAGTCTGATGTTCCTGGACAGCGCGGTGGGCCACGACCGGATCCGGGCCCAGTACCGATGGTCGGCCGCCCACTGA
- a CDS encoding ABC transporter ATP-binding protein gives MASDSPTTGSPTTGSPLLLELDDIRAGYGRSAPVLRGLTVRVPAGAIVCLVGPNGAGKSTVLKVASGLLAPRSGRILVGGEDVTGQGPQRLLAAGVAHVLQGHSVFREMTVAENVLLGGYTLRDKALVAERADFVRTLFPVVAERWTSLAGLLSGGQQKQVEFARSLMVGPRVVLLDEPSMGLDPKATGVVFEQIVRMRDAGTAVLLVEQNARRALEAADTGCVLDLGRVHIAGPARELLADPQLGELYLGGRPARR, from the coding sequence TTGGCGTCTGACTCTCCCACCACCGGCTCTCCCACCACCGGCTCCCCCCTCCTCCTCGAACTCGACGACATCCGCGCCGGGTACGGCCGGTCGGCGCCGGTCCTGCGCGGGCTGACGGTCCGCGTGCCGGCCGGGGCGATCGTCTGTCTGGTCGGCCCCAACGGCGCGGGCAAGTCGACCGTCCTGAAGGTGGCCAGCGGTCTCCTCGCCCCGCGCTCGGGCCGGATCCTCGTCGGCGGCGAGGACGTCACCGGCCAGGGACCCCAGCGGCTGCTCGCCGCCGGAGTGGCCCATGTCCTCCAAGGGCACAGCGTGTTCCGGGAGATGACGGTCGCCGAGAACGTCCTGCTCGGCGGCTACACCCTGCGCGACAAGGCCCTGGTCGCCGAACGGGCCGACTTCGTACGGACGTTGTTCCCGGTGGTGGCCGAGCGGTGGACGAGCCTGGCCGGGCTGCTCTCCGGCGGGCAGCAGAAGCAGGTGGAGTTCGCGCGCTCGCTGATGGTCGGCCCCCGGGTCGTGCTCCTGGACGAACCGTCGATGGGGCTCGATCCGAAGGCGACCGGGGTGGTCTTCGAACAGATCGTCCGGATGCGGGACGCGGGAACCGCCGTCCTGCTCGTCGAACAGAACGCGCGGCGCGCCCTGGAGGCCGCCGACACCGGCTGCGTCCTCGATCTCGGCCGGGTCCATATCGCGGGCCCCGCACGGGAGTTGCTGGCCGACCCACAGCTCGGCGAGCTGTATCTGGGAGGACGGCCCGCACGCCGATGA
- a CDS encoding ABC transporter ATP-binding protein encodes MSEPAAEAVSGTAPGAEPEASLAATGLTKTFGGVTALDAATVTFHHGKVNALIGPNGSGKTTFFNCVTGMIRPDSGSVVYRGYDLTGRPPHRIARAGIGRSFQLCRVFPRMTVLDNLLAAIRPRGLAGQLGRSGTRAETERARYWLTRMGIEHLERAEARHLSWGQQKLLELAGVLTSEPELILLDEPAGGVNPALIDRIGDLVRELNAEGRTFLIVEHNMEMVMSLSDHIVVFDRGRPIAQGPPSLIQSDERVLGAYLGV; translated from the coding sequence ATGAGCGAACCGGCAGCTGAAGCGGTGTCCGGGACGGCACCCGGGGCGGAGCCCGAGGCGAGCCTCGCGGCCACCGGCCTCACCAAGACCTTCGGCGGGGTCACCGCGCTCGACGCGGCCACCGTGACCTTCCACCACGGCAAGGTCAACGCCCTGATCGGGCCCAACGGTTCGGGGAAGACGACCTTCTTCAACTGTGTCACCGGGATGATCCGCCCGGACTCCGGGAGCGTCGTGTACCGCGGGTACGACCTCACGGGCCGGCCCCCGCACCGGATCGCCCGCGCCGGGATCGGGCGCTCCTTCCAGCTCTGCCGGGTCTTCCCCCGGATGACCGTGCTGGACAACCTCCTGGCCGCGATCCGGCCGCGCGGCCTCGCCGGACAGCTCGGGCGTTCGGGCACCCGCGCGGAGACCGAGCGGGCCCGCTACTGGCTGACCCGGATGGGCATCGAACACCTGGAGCGGGCCGAGGCCCGCCACCTCTCCTGGGGGCAGCAGAAGCTGCTGGAGCTGGCGGGCGTGCTGACGAGCGAGCCGGAGCTGATCCTGCTGGACGAGCCCGCGGGCGGGGTCAACCCCGCGCTGATCGACCGCATCGGCGACCTGGTGCGCGAACTCAACGCCGAGGGACGGACGTTCCTGATCGTCGAGCACAACATGGAGATGGTCATGAGCCTCAGCGACCACATCGTCGTGTTCGACCGCGGCCGGCCGATCGCCCAGGGCCCGCCCTCGCTGATCCAGTCCGACGAACGAGTCCTCGGGGCATACCTTGGCGTCTGA
- a CDS encoding branched-chain amino acid ABC transporter permease encodes MAAAVALSFPSAAPSPYEITVGIAILNYAVLSTSWNFVGGFTGYVSLGHGAFAGLGAYATGLLVARAELPPFAALFAAAAVVAALAVPVGWAALRVRGASFVIVSIALVLITLLVFQSWASLTGGSRGLVVPRPFPGMLRAEHHRTFYFLFLALLALALLVWWAIDRSRFGMGLKAIREDEDKAQSLGIPTFTYKLVVFVVSAAFTALAGGLYALWFGDLDPVFQFSVLGGSYMVLMALLGGVRQLYGPLLGALIVGYALEYSKVEYGDTPLHLVVAGLLLGVVVTLMPDGVIPAAGALLRRFRRTGDTSIREVTAAELRERDGEFEGRDRTEARSDERTGS; translated from the coding sequence GTGGCGGCGGCCGTCGCTCTCAGTTTCCCGTCGGCGGCCCCGAGCCCCTACGAGATCACCGTCGGCATCGCCATCCTCAACTACGCGGTCCTCTCCACCTCCTGGAACTTCGTCGGCGGCTTCACGGGCTATGTCTCCCTCGGCCACGGGGCGTTCGCCGGGCTCGGCGCCTACGCGACCGGCCTGCTGGTCGCCAGGGCCGAACTCCCGCCCTTCGCCGCGCTGTTCGCCGCCGCGGCGGTGGTGGCGGCACTCGCCGTCCCGGTCGGCTGGGCCGCCCTGCGGGTACGCGGCGCCTCCTTCGTGATCGTCTCCATCGCCCTCGTCCTCATCACCCTGCTGGTCTTCCAGAGCTGGGCGTCGCTCACCGGCGGTTCCCGGGGTCTGGTCGTACCCCGGCCCTTCCCCGGCATGCTGCGCGCCGAGCACCACCGGACCTTCTACTTCCTCTTCCTGGCACTGCTCGCGCTGGCCCTGCTGGTCTGGTGGGCCATCGACCGGTCCCGGTTCGGCATGGGCCTCAAGGCGATCCGCGAGGACGAGGACAAGGCCCAGTCGCTCGGCATCCCCACCTTCACCTACAAGCTGGTGGTCTTCGTCGTCTCCGCCGCCTTCACCGCGCTGGCGGGCGGGTTGTACGCCCTGTGGTTCGGCGACCTCGACCCGGTCTTCCAGTTCTCCGTCCTCGGTGGCTCGTACATGGTGCTGATGGCACTGCTCGGTGGCGTACGCCAGTTGTACGGGCCGCTGCTCGGAGCGCTGATCGTCGGGTACGCCCTGGAGTACTCCAAGGTCGAGTACGGGGACACACCGCTGCATCTGGTCGTGGCGGGGCTGCTGCTCGGCGTCGTGGTGACGCTCATGCCCGACGGTGTCATCCCGGCAGCCGGAGCCCTGCTCCGCCGGTTCCGCCGCACCGGCGACACCTCCATCCGGGAGGTGACCGCGGCCGAACTGCGGGAGCGGGACGGGGAGTTCGAGGGACGCGACCGGACGGAGGCGAGGAGCGATGAGCGAACCGGCAGCTGA
- a CDS encoding branched-chain amino acid ABC transporter permease: MPSASLVFQSLVLGVLLGGLYALLAAGLTLYFGVMRVVMIAHSAFLILAAYLAWFAHRETGVDPLLTLIVTVPLFFAAGVALQRLLLTRLRPATLTMMSVLLTFSVALVVEGLLGYVFSGTQRRIRLGYSATSVEFLGARVAVVKLIAFGLAALALLGLYLLMKHSRFGQALRATIQHRDAARLLGIDTDRIAGYGFGLGLATAAVGGTALALDTTIYPSLHWHWIGPLMAIIVVGGLGSVPGAAIAAMTLGILQSLLQLELSTTWAQTVFYVALFATLAVRPQGFFGGRLAQRF, translated from the coding sequence GTGCCCTCCGCGAGTCTCGTCTTCCAGAGCCTGGTCCTCGGTGTGCTGCTGGGCGGGCTGTACGCCCTCCTGGCGGCGGGCCTCACCCTCTACTTCGGTGTGATGCGCGTCGTGATGATCGCCCACTCCGCCTTCCTGATCCTCGCCGCCTACCTGGCCTGGTTCGCGCACCGGGAGACCGGCGTCGACCCGCTCCTCACCCTGATCGTCACCGTGCCGCTGTTCTTCGCCGCCGGGGTCGCCCTGCAACGCCTGCTCCTGACCCGGCTGCGCCCGGCGACGCTCACCATGATGTCCGTCCTGCTGACCTTCTCGGTGGCGCTGGTCGTCGAGGGGCTGCTCGGATACGTGTTCAGCGGCACCCAGCGCCGCATCCGGCTCGGCTACAGCGCAACGAGTGTGGAGTTCCTCGGGGCGCGGGTGGCGGTGGTGAAGCTGATCGCCTTCGGCCTGGCCGCGCTCGCCCTGCTCGGCCTCTACCTGCTCATGAAGCACAGCCGGTTCGGCCAGGCCCTGCGCGCCACCATCCAGCACCGGGACGCCGCCCGGCTGCTCGGCATCGACACCGACCGGATCGCCGGCTACGGCTTCGGCCTCGGCCTCGCCACAGCGGCCGTCGGCGGCACGGCACTCGCCCTCGACACCACCATCTACCCCTCGCTGCACTGGCACTGGATCGGCCCGCTGATGGCCATCATCGTCGTCGGCGGCCTGGGCAGCGTGCCGGGCGCCGCCATCGCCGCCATGACGCTGGGCATCCTGCAGAGCCTGCTGCAACTCGAACTGTCCACCACCTGGGCGCAGACCGTCTTCTACGTCGCGCTCTTCGCCACGCTGGCCGTCAGGCCGCAGGGATTCTTCGGGGGGCGGCTTGCGCAGAGGTTCTGA
- a CDS encoding amino acid ABC transporter substrate-binding protein, whose protein sequence is MTRTHRGPGGITVGALALMLTAGACGSGAGAQDSADDPIVIGVSLPLTGDFSEPGKGVERGYRAWAKIVNDKGGLLGRKVELKILDDQSNADRVVSDYEQLIGRDEVDLLFGPFSTRLVVPSARVAEEYGMLFVEPAGAAPEVFEQGFGNLFYAAPAVADDHYNLLADHILAMPASERPKTAAYAAMDDPFAQGTAYGLKERLEKGGVRTVVDEVYPPNTTDFGGIAARIADSGADIVVGGTQYQDGVNLIVALQQLDYQPKLAAFSTAPTEPEFAKAIGNRTEGVLAPTGYTQKADYPSNKEFVEKYTEQFGKAPEEDQANAYTTGQVVAAAVEAARCASPDPDCQGKLVEWLHGNQVDTVVGPLKWDDKGRPKSAHMIQQWVGGEIQIVLPGAQKEADLIYPKPKW, encoded by the coding sequence ATGACCAGAACGCACCGCGGACCAGGAGGGATCACCGTCGGCGCCCTCGCCCTGATGCTCACCGCCGGCGCCTGCGGCTCCGGCGCCGGTGCCCAGGACTCCGCCGACGACCCCATCGTCATCGGCGTCTCCCTCCCCCTCACCGGGGACTTCTCCGAACCCGGCAAGGGCGTCGAACGGGGCTACCGGGCCTGGGCGAAGATCGTCAACGACAAGGGCGGACTGCTGGGCCGCAAGGTCGAGTTGAAGATCCTCGACGACCAGTCCAACGCCGACCGGGTCGTCTCCGACTACGAGCAGCTGATCGGCAGGGACGAGGTCGACCTGCTCTTCGGGCCGTTCTCCACCCGGCTCGTCGTCCCGTCCGCACGGGTGGCCGAGGAGTACGGAATGCTCTTCGTGGAACCGGCGGGCGCGGCCCCGGAGGTCTTCGAGCAGGGCTTCGGGAACCTCTTCTACGCCGCTCCGGCCGTCGCCGACGACCACTACAACCTCCTGGCCGACCACATCCTGGCCATGCCGGCGAGCGAGCGTCCGAAGACGGCCGCGTACGCCGCCATGGACGACCCCTTCGCGCAGGGAACCGCGTACGGGCTGAAGGAGAGGCTGGAGAAGGGCGGCGTGCGGACGGTCGTCGACGAGGTCTATCCGCCCAACACCACCGACTTCGGCGGCATCGCCGCCCGGATCGCCGACTCCGGGGCCGACATCGTGGTGGGCGGCACCCAGTACCAGGACGGCGTCAACCTGATCGTCGCCCTGCAGCAGCTGGACTACCAGCCGAAGCTGGCCGCGTTCTCCACCGCGCCGACCGAGCCGGAGTTCGCGAAGGCCATCGGCAACAGGACCGAGGGCGTCCTCGCGCCCACCGGCTACACCCAGAAGGCCGACTATCCGTCCAACAAGGAGTTCGTCGAGAAGTACACCGAGCAGTTCGGCAAGGCGCCCGAGGAGGACCAGGCCAACGCGTACACGACCGGTCAGGTGGTGGCCGCCGCCGTCGAGGCCGCACGGTGCGCCTCCCCGGACCCGGACTGCCAGGGCAAGCTGGTGGAGTGGCTCCACGGCAACCAGGTGGACACCGTCGTGGGGCCGCTGAAGTGGGACGACAAGGGACGGCCGAAGAGCGCTCACATGATCCAGCAGTGGGTCGGCGGCGAGATCCAGATCGTGCTCCCCGGGGCGCAGAAGGAAGCCGATCTGATCTATCCGAAGCCGAAGTGGTGA
- the pqqE gene encoding pyrroloquinoline quinone biosynthesis protein PqqE — protein sequence MTSPPPPWALLAELTHACPLHCPYCSNPLELTRRSLELSTEEWTDVFQQAADLGVVHTHLSGGEPRLRRDLTAVVAAAESAGIYTQLVTSGVGLSAPRMSALVSAGLRSVQLSVQHADPVASDRIGGRRSFAAKERAAAVVRDAGLPLGLNVVLHHDNLDAVDDIVDLGVAWGAERIELANVQFHGWALRNRAALLPTRDQVSRARETVERRRERLAGTIELVWVVPDYFDGVPKPCMGGWGAVSLTVAPDGAVLPCPASRDMLGPDVPNVRERSLEWIWNSSPAFDRYRGTEWMTGPCGECPRREIDFGGCRCQAHALTGDAARTDPACALSPDHAVVRALSRTPRADASQYVYRGPDSHRTDVTRGAKR from the coding sequence ATGACGAGCCCCCCGCCGCCCTGGGCCCTGCTGGCCGAACTCACCCACGCCTGCCCGCTGCACTGCCCCTACTGCTCCAACCCCCTCGAACTCACCCGCCGTTCACTCGAACTCTCCACCGAGGAATGGACCGACGTGTTCCAGCAGGCGGCGGACCTCGGCGTCGTCCACACACACCTCTCCGGTGGCGAGCCTCGGCTGCGCCGCGACCTCACCGCCGTGGTCGCCGCCGCCGAGTCGGCCGGGATCTACACCCAACTGGTCACCAGCGGCGTCGGGTTGAGCGCGCCGAGGATGTCCGCGCTCGTCTCCGCCGGACTGCGCAGCGTCCAGCTGTCCGTGCAGCACGCCGATCCCGTGGCCTCCGACCGGATCGGCGGTCGCCGGTCGTTCGCGGCGAAGGAACGGGCCGCCGCTGTCGTCCGGGACGCGGGCCTGCCGCTGGGCCTCAACGTCGTCCTGCACCACGACAACCTGGATGCGGTCGACGACATCGTGGACCTGGGCGTGGCCTGGGGCGCGGAGCGGATCGAGCTGGCCAACGTGCAGTTCCACGGATGGGCCCTGCGCAACCGCGCCGCGCTGCTGCCGACCCGCGACCAGGTGTCCCGCGCCCGGGAGACGGTCGAGCGCCGACGGGAGCGGCTGGCGGGCACGATCGAGCTGGTGTGGGTCGTGCCGGACTACTTCGACGGGGTGCCGAAGCCGTGCATGGGCGGCTGGGGCGCGGTGTCACTGACGGTCGCCCCGGACGGCGCCGTCCTGCCGTGCCCCGCGTCCCGGGACATGCTGGGCCCGGACGTACCGAACGTACGCGAGAGGTCCCTGGAGTGGATCTGGAACAGCTCGCCGGCCTTCGACCGCTATCGGGGCACTGAGTGGATGACCGGGCCCTGCGGTGAGTGTCCCCGCCGCGAGATCGACTTCGGCGGCTGCCGTTGTCAGGCCCACGCGCTCACCGGGGACGCCGCCCGCACCGACCCCGCCTGCGCGCTCTCGCCCGACCACGCAGTCGTACGCGCTCTGTCACGGACGCCGCGCGCCGATGCCTCGCAGTACGTGTACCGCGGGCCCGACAGCCACCGAACGGACGTCACGAGGGGTGCCAAGCGATGA
- the pqqD gene encoding pyrroloquinoline quinone biosynthesis peptide chaperone PqqD, translated as MTTTGTATGWRPALARSVLLRHDRVRRADLLVLPERVVVLNGRAADVLRLCDGRRRVAEIVAVLAARFPDAPVAREVPRFLDRVREEGWLR; from the coding sequence GTGACCACGACCGGGACCGCGACCGGATGGCGGCCGGCGCTGGCACGCTCCGTCCTGCTCCGCCACGACCGCGTGCGCCGCGCGGACCTGCTGGTCCTGCCGGAACGGGTGGTGGTCCTCAACGGCCGGGCGGCGGACGTCCTGCGCCTGTGCGACGGGCGGCGGCGGGTCGCCGAGATCGTGGCCGTGCTGGCGGCCCGCTTCCCGGACGCCCCCGTGGCGCGGGAGGTGCCCCGGTTCCTCGACCGGGTACGCGAGGAGGGCTGGCTGCGATGA
- the pqqC gene encoding pyrroloquinoline-quinone synthase PqqC: protein MSFEERLRAVARDRYHDTHPFNIRMHQGELTPDELRRWILNRFHYQRHIPVKDALVLAKLDTSRLRRMWLRRIEEHDGRAEGEGAIERWLRLGEAAGLDRSELLSGADVLPGVRLAVDGYVNFCRLRSPLEAVAASLTELSAPDIMRTRIAAFERHYRWIDADGLAYFRSRETQGRQDSGEALGLVLDWARTGADQERAVAALAFKCDVLWSLLDAVDHGDRKERR from the coding sequence GTGAGCTTCGAGGAACGGCTGCGGGCCGTGGCCCGGGACCGCTATCACGACACCCATCCCTTCAACATCCGCATGCACCAAGGGGAGTTGACCCCGGACGAGCTGCGCCGGTGGATCCTCAACCGCTTCCACTACCAGCGGCACATCCCCGTCAAGGACGCCCTGGTCCTGGCCAAGCTGGACACCTCCCGGCTGCGCCGTATGTGGCTGCGGCGGATCGAGGAGCACGACGGCCGGGCCGAGGGCGAGGGCGCCATCGAGCGGTGGCTGAGGCTGGGTGAGGCCGCGGGGCTCGACCGGTCCGAGCTGCTGTCCGGTGCGGACGTGCTGCCCGGGGTGCGGCTGGCGGTGGACGGATACGTCAACTTCTGCCGGCTCCGCTCCCCGCTGGAAGCCGTCGCGGCGTCCCTCACCGAACTGTCGGCGCCGGACATCATGCGCACGCGCATCGCCGCGTTCGAGCGTCACTACCGGTGGATCGACGCCGACGGCCTCGCCTACTTCCGGTCCCGCGAGACCCAGGGGCGGCAGGACAGCGGTGAGGCACTGGGTCTGGTCCTGGACTGGGCCCGCACCGGGGCCGATCAGGAGCGTGCCGTGGCGGCCCTCGCCTTCAAGTGCGACGTGCTGTGGTCGCTGCTCGACGCAGTCGACCACGGCGACCGGAAGGAGCGCCGGTGA
- the pqqB gene encoding pyrroloquinoline quinone biosynthesis protein PqqB, which produces MLLRVLGSAAGGGVPQWNCACPGCSGARTHPHWRRRHASLAVQASDDRWYVINATPDIGDQIEDCPPLRPPPGSRRTPIAGLILTDAELDHTLGIARLREAGPGGLELLATAPVREALLTGLRLDAVLGPYTPLTWRRLPPRRPVPLSADSALTISAIPVSAKRPRYAAELPVPDGDSWVVALLLTDRATGATVIYAPALAAWPDTLQAAVTDADCVIVDGTFWDDEEPRRTGVSTRTATGMGHLPIDGPGGTAELLAPLRARCLYTHLNNTNPLVDPSAPQHKRLADRGIEVAGDGMVIHL; this is translated from the coding sequence GTGCTGCTGCGCGTGCTCGGCAGCGCGGCGGGCGGTGGCGTACCCCAGTGGAACTGTGCGTGTCCCGGCTGCTCCGGGGCACGCACACACCCGCACTGGCGCCGCCGCCACGCCTCTCTCGCCGTACAGGCCTCCGACGACCGCTGGTACGTCATCAACGCCACCCCCGACATCGGCGACCAGATCGAGGACTGCCCACCCCTGCGGCCTCCTCCCGGTTCGCGGCGGACGCCGATCGCCGGGCTGATCCTGACCGACGCCGAACTCGACCACACGCTCGGCATCGCCCGGCTGCGCGAAGCCGGCCCCGGCGGACTGGAGTTGCTCGCCACCGCCCCCGTACGCGAGGCACTGCTCACCGGGCTGCGCCTGGACGCTGTCCTCGGCCCCTACACCCCTCTCACCTGGCGCCGACTGCCCCCGCGGCGGCCCGTACCGCTCTCCGCGGACTCGGCCCTCACGATCAGCGCGATCCCCGTCTCCGCCAAACGCCCGCGCTACGCGGCCGAGTTACCCGTGCCCGACGGGGACTCCTGGGTCGTGGCCCTGTTGCTCACCGACCGCGCCACCGGGGCGACGGTCATCTACGCCCCTGCCCTCGCCGCCTGGCCGGACACCCTGCAGGCCGCTGTCACCGACGCCGACTGCGTGATCGTCGACGGCACGTTCTGGGACGACGAGGAACCCCGGCGCACCGGCGTCTCCACCCGCACCGCGACCGGTATGGGACACCTCCCGATCGACGGGCCGGGCGGCACCGCCGAGCTCCTGGCGCCGCTGCGCGCCCGCTGTCTCTACACCCATCTGAACAACACCAACCCCCTCGTCGATCCGAGCGCACCGCAGCACAAGCGGCTGGCCGACCGGGGCATCGAGGTGGCCGGAGACGGAATGGTGATCCACCTGTGA
- the pqqA gene encoding pyrroloquinoline quinone precursor peptide PqqA has product MTESVQRVDEEATSWQTPDYVVVETALEVTAYFLSDR; this is encoded by the coding sequence ATGACCGAATCCGTACAGCGGGTAGACGAAGAGGCGACCAGCTGGCAGACCCCCGACTACGTGGTCGTCGAGACCGCGCTGGAGGTCACCGCCTATTTCCTGAGCGACCGTTAG
- a CDS encoding PQQ-dependent sugar dehydrogenase codes for MRAFRTIATAAAVATLTTGLLGASPGADSGITSVPSDIRTVSSGWTVPWGLSWLPDGSALITERDSFKLFKLTRAGTRTEIGRVPNVVTTGGEGGLLGVAVSPTWNSDHHVYLMHSAASDNRIVRMTYDGSSLSGYTVLVTGIAKNRYHNGGRIKFGPDGHLYATTGDAQNTALAQDRNSLNGKILRMTKDGRPAPGNPFGTLVYSLGHRNPQGITWDDQGRLWEAEFGNSRFDELNLIEPGKNYGWPTCEGSCSTSGMTSPKRQWTVSEASPSAVVYADGALYLAALRGERLWRVPVSGTSAGTPTAYYTTQYGRLRTVEKVPGGNSLWLSTTNADNNGGEPDGADRVFQVDLR; via the coding sequence ATGCGCGCATTCCGAACCATCGCGACGGCCGCTGCCGTGGCCACGCTCACCACCGGTCTGCTCGGCGCGTCGCCGGGTGCCGACAGCGGTATCACCTCGGTCCCCTCGGACATCCGGACCGTCTCGTCCGGCTGGACCGTCCCCTGGGGCCTGAGCTGGCTGCCCGACGGGTCGGCGCTCATCACCGAGCGGGACTCCTTCAAGCTGTTCAAGCTCACCCGGGCCGGCACCCGGACCGAGATCGGCAGGGTCCCCAACGTCGTGACCACCGGCGGAGAGGGCGGCCTCCTCGGCGTCGCGGTCTCACCGACCTGGAACAGCGACCACCACGTCTATCTGATGCACTCGGCGGCCTCCGACAACCGCATCGTCCGGATGACGTACGACGGCTCCTCGCTCAGCGGCTACACGGTCCTCGTCACCGGCATCGCCAAGAACAGGTACCACAACGGCGGGCGCATCAAGTTCGGCCCGGACGGCCACCTCTACGCCACCACGGGCGACGCGCAGAACACCGCCCTAGCCCAGGACAGGAACTCCCTCAACGGGAAGATCCTGCGGATGACGAAGGACGGCAGGCCCGCCCCCGGCAACCCGTTCGGCACCCTCGTCTACTCCCTCGGCCACCGCAACCCCCAGGGCATCACCTGGGACGACCAGGGAAGGCTCTGGGAAGCCGAGTTCGGCAACAGCAGGTTCGACGAACTCAATCTGATCGAGCCCGGCAAGAACTACGGCTGGCCCACCTGCGAGGGCAGCTGTTCCACGTCCGGCATGACGAGCCCCAAGCGCCAGTGGACCGTCAGCGAGGCATCCCCGAGCGCGGTCGTGTACGCCGACGGAGCCCTCTACCTGGCGGCCCTGCGCGGCGAGCGCCTGTGGCGTGTCCCGGTCAGCGGCACGAGCGCCGGCACCCCCACCGCCTACTACACCACCCAGTACGGCCGGCTGCGCACGGTGGAGAAGGTCCCCGGCGGGAACTCCCTGTGGCTGTCCACCACCAACGCCGACAACAACGGGGGCGAGCCGGACGGCGCGGACAGGGTGTTCCAGGTCGATCTGCGGTAG